A region from the Vicia villosa cultivar HV-30 ecotype Madison, WI linkage group LG3, Vvil1.0, whole genome shotgun sequence genome encodes:
- the LOC131660874 gene encoding phosphatidate phosphatase PAH1-like — protein MQAVGRLGSYISQGVYTVSGPFHPFGGAVDIVVVQQQDGSFKSSPWYVRFGKFQGVLKSKEKIVQINVNGIDADLQMHLDNKGEAFFLREIDVESVLFDSIESGDGDDLDVQSLKSKSSNFGSEDGKVVGRTNSNSRRSRILGLMFGRRSLSGEFEDAIGNKERAEIAANLLDIKWSTNLDGEDNRESGDHAVVVENEDGSFGVAKVEKKLSGEKVSREQTHEVMYLAHGESAEVHLHDQVLHSLVTKGMEKEEVTKNADVVEVYEFHSQAQRIDSSDSEASMYDDVEDVEDPTTSPKPQINNLDAGHCSSEKVESYCVDLTKPPKPPKPQTNNLGIGHCSSEKAESCSVTNASSYNSQDDRGLCENNMKDKDVSSSLSTPSHSFGDCLPSETSRISLSPSSDEENFLFGDFDESGVNDQFEGSLSPKCIDKKDNISYENGTENSRVTSCPIVIPKNEDAGEEVGRRTGSLPNISSGSNSMCQHVRYPLSQSLDSTFPGKDNLESLKLDEYKEKQLPHEQADAKDCQDSDEFKDTALNLPPGGTSTGNWRIWPFSLSRSVSRESSPPKPNDAKSTINGNSSENKTLTDVNKNDSKPNLTKKMIRETTPTSEQIASLNLKEGRNIVTFTFSTAMLGKQQVDAQIYLWKWNDRIVISDVDGTITKSDVLGQFMPLVGVDWSQTGVAHLFSAVKENGYQLLFLSARSISQAYITRQFLLNLKQDGKILPEGPVVISPDGLFPSLYREVIRRVPHEFKIACLESIKALFPSDCNPFYAGFGNRDTDEISYLKVGIPLGKIFIINPKGEIVVNRSIDTKSYTSMHALVNGMFPPTSSSEQEDFNSWNFWKLPPSAIDI, from the exons ATGCAAGCGGTGGGGAGGTTAGGGAGCTACATTAGTCAAGGCGTATACACCGTTTCCGGCCCCTTTCATCCATTCGGTGGCGCCGTCGATATCGTCGTCGTTCAACAACAAGACGGTTCCTTCAAATCCTCGCCATGGTACGTTCGATTCGGCAAATTCCAAGGAGTTTTGAAATCGAAAGAGAAAATCGTCCAGATCAACGTGAACGGAATCGACGCTGATTTACAAATGCATCTCGATAACAAAGGGGAAGCGTTCTTTCTGAGAGAGATTGATGTTGAATCGGTTTTGTTTGATTCGATTGAATCTGGTGATGGTGATGATCTCGATGTTCAATCGTTGAAGAGTAAGAGTAGTAATTTTGGTTCGGAGGATGGGAAGGTTGTTGGGAGGACTAATTCGAATTCGCGGCGGTCGAGGATACTTGGGCTTATGTTCGGGAGAAGgtctttgagtggggaatttgaAGATGCTATTGGGAATAAGGAACGTGCTGAGATTGCGGCGAATTTGTTGGATATTAAGTGGTCGACGAATCTCGATGGGGAGGATAATCGAGAGAGTGGTGATCATGCTGTGGTTGTGGAGAATGAGGATGGTTCTTTTGGTGTTGCCAAGGTTGAGAAGAAGTTGAGTGGAGAAAAGGTTTCAAGGGAACAAACTCATGAGGTCATGTACCTTGCTCATGGGGAAAGTGCAGAGGTCCATCTACATGATCAGGTCTTGCATTCACTCGTAACTAAG GGTATGGAGAAGGAGGAAGTCACTAAGAATGCTGATGTAGTGGAAGTCTATGAATTTCATTCTCAGGCTCAGCGAATAGattcttctgattcagaagctAGTATGTACGACGATGTGGAGGATGTTGAAGACCCAACAACATCTCCAAAACCTCAAATCAACAATTTGGATGCAGGACATTGTTCAAGCGAGAAAGTTGAGTCCTATTGTGTAGACTTGACAAAACCTCCAAAACCTCCAaaacctcaaacaaacaacttgGGTATAGGGCATTGTTCAAGTGAAAAAGCTGAGTCCTGTTCTGTTACCAATGCTTCCAGTTACAACAGCCAGGATGACCGAGGATTATGTGAGAATAACATGAAGGATAAAGATGTCTCTAGCTCGCTATCAACTCCATCACACTCTTTTGGTGATTGTTTACCTAGTGAAACATCTAGGATATCACTGTCCCCGAGTTCAGATGAAGAGAATTTCCTTTTTGGTGACTTTGATGAAAGTGGAGTTAATGATCAATTTGAGGGATCATTAAGTCCCAAATGTATAGATAAAAAAGATAATATTTCTTATGAGAATGGAACTGAAAACTCAAGAGTGACTTCCTGTCCCATAGTTATCCCTAAAAATGAGGATGCTGGGGAGGAAGTTGGGCGGCGTACTGGATCCTTGCCAAATATTTCTTCTGGTAGTAACAGTATGTGCCAACATGTTCGTTATCCTTTAAGTCAATCACTGGACTCGACATTTCCTGGCAAGGATAACTTGGAATCCTTAAAATTAGACGAGTACAAAGAGAAGCAGTTACCTCATGAACAGGCGGATGCCAAAGATTGCCAAGATTCTGATGAATTCAAAGATACTGCTCTGAATCTTCCCCCTG GAGGTACATCAACAGGAAATTGGAGAATTTGGCCTTTCTCCTTGAGCAGATCAGTATCTAGAGAATCTTCGCCGCCAAAACCAAATGATGCTAAAAGTACTATTAATGGCAATTCTTCAGAGAATAAGACTTTAACAGATGTGAACAAAAATGATAGCAAACCCAATCTAACGAAAAAGATGATTAGGGAAACAACTCCAACTTCTGAACAGATAGCATCATTGAATCTGAAGGAAGGGAGGAACATTGTAACCTTCACTTTTTCTACAGCTATGCTGGGGAAACAGCAG GTTGATGCTCAAATATATCTGTGGAAATGGAACGACCGCATAGTTATCTCGGATGTGGATGGGACAATTACGAA GTCAGATGTTCTTGGTCAATTCATGCCTTTGGTTGGTGTTGACTGGTCACAGACTGGTGTTGCACATTTATTCTCCGCTGTTAAG GAAAATGGTTACCAACTGCTTTTTCTCAGTGCTCGTTCAATTTCTCAAGCCTATATTACACGACAATTCCTACTGAATCTTAAACAG GATGGCAAAATTTTACCAGAAGGTCCTGTTGTTATTTCCCCCGATGGACTTTTTCCATCTCTATACCGTGAAG TTATTAGGAGGGTTCCCCATGAATTCAAAATTGCATGCTTAGAG AGTATCAAGGCTCTTTTTCCGTCTGATTGCAATCCGTTCTATGCTGGTTTTGGAAATAGGGATACTGACGAAATCAGTTACCTTAAGGTTGGAATCCCTTTAGGAAAAATCTTCATTATAAACCCCAAG GGGGAGATAGTTGTGAACCGAAGTATTGACACAAAATCATATACTTCTATGCATGCTCTCGTGAACGGAATGTTCCCCCCAACGAGCTCGTCTGAGCAG GAGGATTTTAATTCATGGAATTTCTGGAAGCTACCACCTTCTGCAATTGATATTTGA